One genomic window of Pecten maximus chromosome 3, xPecMax1.1, whole genome shotgun sequence includes the following:
- the LOC117322831 gene encoding uncharacterized protein LOC117322831, which yields MDIKIFLIFMVILNVMQQSPAAYRDLTCVEPEPGYTKRMLYYFTAREVEKACPTQVDLILRIGNEVFCTFLCGIVSLMLAYTYVYAPLIGNCAKKRWTVMVFMFQAWRTRRSLCRFCGTSPCQAKRTSWKRFRPRIKNVTEFEERSNAMRLFSLGLELSVDLTKELPRDELYWARKYCDQFEEDHMVLFPLCIQRQINDWYPVPH from the exons ATGGATATCAAgatttttttgatatttatgGTAATTCTGAACGTCATGCAGCAAAGCCCTGCTGCGTATCGGGACCTCACGTG CGTGGAGCCCGAGCCAGGATATACCAAAAGAATGTTGTATTATTTCACTGCAAGAGAAGTTGAGAAAGCATGCCCAACGCAAGTTGACCTGATCTTG AGAATCGGAAATGAGGTGTTCTGTACCTTTCTGTGTGGGATTGTATCACTGATGTTGGCTTACACGTACGTGTATGCGCCGTTGATTGGAAACTGCGCCAAGAAGAGATGGACAGTCATGGTTTTCATGTTCCAAGCTTGGAGAACTC GCCGTTCTCTCTGCCGTTTCTGCGGAACTTCTCCATGTCAGGCCAAGCGAACATCCTGGAAGCGCTTCAGACCCCGTATCAAGAATGTAACCGAGTTCGAGGAGCGGTCCAATGCCATGAGGTTGTTCAGCCTCGGACTGGAGCTGTCCGTCGACCTGACAAAAGAACTTCCCCGTGATGAGCTGTACTGGGCTAGGAAATACTGCGATCAGTTCGAGGAGGACCACATGGTTCTATTCCCGCTGTGTATCCAGCGTCAGATCAATGACTGGTACCCAGTGCCTCACTAG